In Arthrobacter sp. StoSoilB5, one genomic interval encodes:
- a CDS encoding IclR family transcriptional regulator translates to MTEQKSLQSPVQGAQVVGRVALLLRLVGRKPDGTSLSGLVRESGLTRPTVHRLLTSLAAEGLLEHDSAAGKWVLGPEIFLLGSVAAARFPMEDLARPSLRRLAAETGESAFFSIRRGNETVCVLREEGSFPVRSFVLHEGVRFPLGVASAGTAIMAFLPPEEQEALLADWDMHAGDFAAGHTADVVRANLESTRLAGYSVNPGLVLEGSWGMGAAVFDQQGRPAWALSLTGIEPRFRPDRQDVLGKLLLEEAHRMTAKLQG, encoded by the coding sequence TTGACGGAGCAGAAATCGTTGCAGAGCCCGGTGCAGGGCGCCCAAGTGGTGGGCCGCGTTGCCCTGCTGCTGAGGTTGGTGGGGCGCAAGCCTGACGGGACCTCGCTGTCCGGATTGGTTCGGGAGTCAGGGCTGACCAGGCCAACTGTGCACCGACTCCTGACGTCCCTTGCCGCTGAGGGCTTGCTGGAACACGATTCCGCCGCGGGGAAATGGGTTCTTGGTCCTGAAATCTTCCTGCTGGGTTCGGTAGCTGCCGCCAGGTTCCCCATGGAGGACCTGGCCCGGCCGTCGCTGCGCAGATTGGCCGCCGAGACTGGCGAGAGTGCCTTCTTCTCCATCCGTCGTGGGAACGAAACCGTCTGCGTGCTGCGCGAGGAGGGCTCGTTCCCTGTGAGGTCCTTCGTGCTGCATGAAGGCGTGCGCTTTCCGCTGGGAGTCGCCTCCGCGGGGACGGCCATTATGGCTTTCCTGCCGCCTGAGGAACAGGAAGCATTGCTCGCCGACTGGGACATGCATGCTGGTGACTTCGCTGCCGGCCACACGGCGGACGTGGTGCGGGCCAACCTGGAGAGCACCCGTCTGGCGGGTTATTCAGTGAATCCCGGCCTGGTCCTGGAAGGCAGTTGGGGGATGGGGGCTGCGGTTTTTGACCAACAAGGGCGGCCGGCGTGGGCCTTGTCCTTGACAGGGATCGAACCCCGCTTCCGTCCGGATCGGCAGGACGTCCTGGGCAAATTGCTGCTGGAGGAAGCCCACCGAATGACGGCGAAACTGCAAGGCTGA
- a CDS encoding GNAT family N-acetyltransferase, with product MAIEVRPATEFDDVRTMVGPKRPDANVCWCLSYRIPSKQNLALQREERGKFVEKLVAEDPPPGVLAYDGGEVVGWAAVHPRADTSFATNRKIPHVDDANVWSIWCIRVRPGHRGKGISHHLLKGAIDMAREYGAPAVEGYPVDNKGSKVDLTMAYVGTRRLFEKAGFTKVAETTSILNGFPRVLMRLNLR from the coding sequence ATGGCAATCGAGGTTCGCCCCGCAACCGAGTTCGATGACGTGAGAACAATGGTCGGCCCCAAACGTCCGGACGCCAACGTGTGCTGGTGCCTGAGCTATCGGATTCCTTCGAAGCAAAATCTTGCGCTCCAGCGGGAAGAGCGGGGAAAGTTCGTCGAGAAGCTGGTGGCGGAGGATCCGCCGCCAGGGGTTCTCGCTTACGACGGCGGCGAAGTAGTTGGGTGGGCAGCCGTTCACCCACGCGCCGACACCAGCTTCGCAACCAACCGAAAGATCCCACACGTGGACGACGCCAATGTGTGGTCCATCTGGTGCATCCGGGTGCGGCCTGGGCATCGAGGCAAGGGCATCTCCCATCATCTGTTGAAGGGTGCCATTGATATGGCCCGCGAGTATGGTGCGCCAGCCGTTGAGGGCTACCCCGTGGACAACAAGGGCAGCAAAGTGGACTTGACCATGGCGTACGTTGGCACCCGCAGGCTGTTCGAGAAAGCCGGCTTCACAAAGGTCGCCGAAACAACGTCCATCCTCAACGGCTTCCCGAGGGTCCTCATGCGCCTGAACCTGCGCTAA
- a CDS encoding cytochrome c biogenesis protein DipZ — MLQLALIGLLGGLITGISPCILPVLPVIFLSGGVQGARKVTGSGSVATETRPTAVELKAQARQRSQAGWRPYLVILGLVISFSTFTLVGSFLLSLVNLPQDLLRWIGLVVLVLIGLGLIFDRFQHILEKPFSWIPQRKVGTENGGLVLGLALGVVYVPCAGPVLAAIAVAGATGQVGAETIVLTLTFAVGAALPLLVFALAGRRVAERVKAFRKNQRKIRIAGGVMMIALAIGLVFNLPQLLQKLVPDYTSTLQEQVQDNESVKKALDLGGLVNDQNRDLDKCSNGGTELESCGTAPDIKGIQEWFNTPGNQAVNLKDLKGKVVLVDFWAYSCINCQRSVPHLTAWYSKYKESGLEIIGVHSPEYAFEKETRNVMSGAQGLGISYPVAIDNNLSTWTNYRNRYWPAHYLIDSEGTVRHIKFGEGGYQTTEKLIRELLQQANPSVTLPAPIEASDDGPVAGATTPETYLGTTKKVNYAGTQPYKAGAGEYTAPADQAADSFALAGGWDLGTQSITPAGAGSSIALNYHAKQVYIVVSGEGMIDVVRDGKTTSVPVSGTPTLYKIVDDTDIREGKLEVRIPEGIQAYSFTFG; from the coding sequence ATGCTGCAATTAGCACTTATCGGCCTGCTGGGCGGGCTAATCACAGGGATTTCGCCCTGCATCCTGCCTGTCCTGCCTGTCATCTTTCTTTCCGGAGGTGTACAGGGCGCCCGGAAGGTCACTGGTAGTGGTTCCGTGGCCACCGAAACCCGGCCAACCGCCGTCGAGCTTAAGGCCCAAGCCAGGCAACGTAGTCAAGCCGGCTGGCGCCCGTACTTGGTGATCCTCGGCCTGGTGATCAGCTTCAGCACGTTCACCTTGGTTGGTTCGTTCCTGCTGAGCCTGGTGAACCTGCCACAGGATCTGCTCCGGTGGATCGGCCTGGTGGTCCTGGTTCTGATTGGGCTCGGCCTGATCTTCGACCGTTTCCAGCACATCCTGGAAAAGCCGTTCTCGTGGATCCCGCAGCGCAAGGTGGGCACGGAAAACGGCGGACTGGTGCTGGGGCTGGCGCTCGGCGTCGTCTATGTGCCCTGTGCAGGACCAGTGCTTGCTGCGATTGCCGTGGCCGGCGCCACCGGTCAGGTTGGCGCCGAAACAATCGTCCTCACGCTGACGTTTGCCGTGGGTGCGGCCCTTCCCCTGCTGGTGTTTGCGTTGGCTGGCCGCCGTGTGGCAGAGCGGGTCAAGGCCTTCCGCAAGAACCAGCGCAAGATCCGGATCGCCGGCGGCGTCATGATGATCGCACTGGCTATCGGCCTGGTGTTCAACCTCCCGCAGCTGCTCCAGAAACTTGTCCCGGACTACACCTCCACACTGCAGGAACAGGTCCAGGATAACGAGTCCGTGAAGAAGGCGCTGGATCTGGGCGGACTGGTTAACGACCAGAACCGGGATCTGGACAAGTGCAGCAACGGCGGCACCGAGCTTGAATCCTGCGGTACGGCACCAGATATCAAGGGCATCCAGGAGTGGTTCAACACTCCCGGTAACCAGGCTGTGAACCTGAAGGACCTCAAAGGCAAGGTGGTCTTGGTGGATTTCTGGGCCTACTCCTGCATCAACTGCCAGCGCTCCGTTCCGCACCTGACCGCTTGGTACAGCAAGTACAAGGAGTCCGGCCTGGAGATCATCGGCGTCCACTCCCCCGAGTACGCGTTCGAGAAAGAGACCCGCAACGTTATGTCCGGCGCTCAGGGCTTGGGCATCAGCTACCCGGTGGCCATCGACAACAACCTCTCAACGTGGACCAACTACCGCAACCGCTACTGGCCGGCGCACTACCTGATCGATTCCGAGGGCACGGTGCGGCACATCAAGTTCGGCGAGGGCGGCTATCAGACCACGGAGAAGCTGATCCGCGAACTCCTGCAACAGGCCAACCCTTCGGTGACGCTCCCCGCACCCATTGAAGCGTCCGACGACGGCCCGGTAGCAGGTGCCACCACTCCCGAGACATATTTGGGCACCACCAAGAAGGTCAACTATGCCGGTACCCAACCGTACAAGGCCGGAGCCGGTGAATACACGGCCCCGGCCGACCAAGCAGCAGACAGTTTCGCACTTGCGGGCGGCTGGGATCTGGGTACGCAGTCCATCACACCCGCCGGAGCCGGCTCCTCCATTGCCCTGAACTACCACGCCAAGCAGGTGTACATCGTGGTCAGTGGCGAAGGAATGATTGACGTTGTCCGGGACGGCAAGACGACGTCCGTTCCAGTGTCAGGAACGCCCACCCTTTACAAAATTGTGGACGACACCGACATCCGCGAGGGCAAGCTCGAAGTCAGGATCCCGGAGGGCATCCAAGCGTACTCGTTCACGTTCGGATAA
- a CDS encoding fasciclin domain-containing protein: MLSTKRPALAFVGLTAAALLGLTACGGTSSSSTPSSSSAAPEMTSAAPSPSASAMTSAAMDPARDLVGPGCAGYAAKVPDGAGSVVGMAQDPVAVAASNNPLLKTLTAAVSGQLNPKVDLVSTLNGSEFTVFAPVDDAFAKIDAATIETLKTDDALLSKILTYHVVPGQLTPDQVVGTHKTVQGGEVTVGGTKDALTVDGANVICGGVHTANATVYLIDSVLMPK, translated from the coding sequence ATGTTGTCCACAAAGCGCCCCGCCCTCGCCTTCGTTGGCCTCACTGCAGCCGCCCTTCTCGGACTCACGGCCTGTGGTGGTACAAGCAGCTCCAGCACACCTTCGTCATCGTCCGCAGCCCCGGAGATGACCTCCGCGGCGCCGTCGCCGTCGGCTTCAGCCATGACCAGCGCTGCCATGGACCCGGCCCGCGATCTTGTTGGCCCCGGCTGCGCCGGTTATGCCGCAAAGGTTCCTGACGGCGCCGGCTCGGTAGTGGGCATGGCCCAGGACCCCGTTGCGGTGGCCGCCTCCAACAACCCGCTACTCAAGACCCTCACGGCTGCCGTTTCGGGTCAGCTCAACCCCAAAGTGGATCTGGTCTCAACCCTGAATGGCAGTGAGTTCACTGTCTTCGCACCGGTTGACGACGCCTTTGCCAAGATCGATGCCGCCACGATTGAGACGCTCAAGACGGACGATGCCCTACTGAGCAAGATCCTCACCTACCACGTGGTCCCGGGCCAGCTGACTCCGGACCAGGTAGTCGGAACGCACAAGACAGTACAGGGTGGCGAAGTGACCGTTGGCGGCACCAAGGATGCCCTCACCGTTGACGGCGCCAACGTGATCTGCGGCGGCGTGCACACGGCCAACGCAACGGTCTACCTGATCGACTCGGTCCTGATGCCCAAATAG
- a CDS encoding BCCT family transporter, with the protein MAINSDTKPLTPEELPADDRLADTPATRKTARTEISEEFISVSPDETNPAVLDAEDGGAELLPDAEEYEQILEELRSAKTEQAVSARRNQKLTLDKVTFGITGAIAVAFVVWGFVGRDSLSETSKGALNWVMEYTGWLFMVLASLFVVFVLWLALGKFGNIPLGKDGEKPEFRTVSWVAMMFAAGMGIGLMFYGVAEPLYHYISPPPGTVDGRTPAAIQTAMATSIFHWTLHPWAMYAVVGIAMAYGTYRLGRRQLVSAAFTSLFGIRMVEGPIGKFINILAIFATLFGTAASLGLGALQIGSGMTSNGWMGEIGTPVLVVIVAILTFCFVASAVSGISRGIQWLSNINMVLAVVLALIVFVAGPTLFILNLIPSAVGDYARDLAEMSSRTEAVGDDALRSWMTSWTIFYWAWWISWTPFVGLFIARISRGRTIRQFVTGVLLVPSVVSVIWFGIFGGAAFHVQQEADKAGTPGLVTTTNGVPSVNFDGALFDLVKNLGMPGWLTAAVIVLAMVLVAIFFITGADAASIVMGSLSSNGAEHPRRAVVIFWGSLTGAVAAVMLLAGGDEPSEALAGLQRVTIVAALPFVVVMLLLCFALTKDLRRDPLALRRRLATSVVERAIRTGVEQHRGVQFDLVTKHDCAENCPDTDCPGGTPTGSIPTVRSPRPEPTDN; encoded by the coding sequence ATGGCTATAAACAGTGACACCAAACCCCTAACGCCAGAGGAGTTACCTGCCGACGACCGCTTGGCAGACACTCCCGCGACACGTAAGACCGCACGTACGGAGATCTCTGAAGAATTCATCAGCGTCTCCCCTGACGAAACCAACCCCGCAGTCCTCGACGCTGAGGATGGAGGTGCAGAACTCCTCCCGGATGCTGAAGAATACGAACAGATCCTCGAAGAACTGCGCTCCGCAAAGACCGAGCAGGCCGTATCGGCACGCCGGAACCAGAAACTTACGCTCGACAAAGTCACCTTCGGAATCACGGGCGCCATCGCCGTCGCCTTCGTGGTCTGGGGCTTCGTCGGCCGGGACAGCCTCTCTGAGACGTCCAAGGGTGCCCTGAACTGGGTCATGGAGTACACCGGCTGGCTCTTCATGGTCCTCGCCTCCTTGTTCGTCGTCTTCGTCCTGTGGCTCGCCCTGGGCAAGTTCGGAAACATCCCACTGGGCAAGGACGGCGAGAAGCCGGAATTCCGAACCGTCTCCTGGGTAGCGATGATGTTCGCCGCCGGCATGGGCATCGGCCTCATGTTCTACGGCGTGGCTGAACCGCTGTACCACTACATCTCGCCACCACCGGGCACTGTGGACGGCCGCACACCCGCTGCCATCCAGACCGCCATGGCCACATCGATCTTCCACTGGACCCTGCACCCTTGGGCCATGTACGCAGTGGTGGGCATCGCCATGGCCTACGGCACGTACCGCCTTGGCCGCCGGCAACTGGTCTCGGCAGCGTTCACTTCGCTGTTCGGCATCAGGATGGTCGAAGGGCCGATCGGGAAGTTCATCAACATCCTCGCTATCTTTGCCACCCTGTTTGGAACCGCTGCTTCCCTGGGCCTTGGCGCCCTTCAGATCGGCAGTGGCATGACCTCCAACGGCTGGATGGGTGAAATCGGTACTCCCGTGCTGGTGGTCATCGTGGCCATTCTGACTTTCTGCTTCGTTGCTTCAGCCGTCTCGGGCATCAGCCGCGGCATCCAGTGGCTTTCCAACATCAACATGGTCCTGGCCGTCGTACTTGCCCTTATCGTCTTCGTTGCCGGCCCTACTTTGTTCATCCTGAACCTGATCCCGTCAGCCGTCGGCGACTACGCCCGGGACTTGGCAGAGATGTCGTCCCGGACCGAAGCGGTCGGCGACGATGCGCTTCGTAGCTGGATGACGAGCTGGACCATCTTCTACTGGGCATGGTGGATCTCCTGGACGCCCTTCGTAGGCCTCTTCATTGCACGCATCAGCCGCGGCCGCACCATCCGCCAGTTCGTTACCGGCGTACTGCTGGTGCCCAGCGTGGTCAGTGTAATCTGGTTCGGCATCTTCGGCGGGGCCGCATTCCACGTGCAGCAGGAAGCCGACAAAGCCGGCACACCGGGCCTGGTGACCACGACCAACGGGGTCCCATCAGTCAACTTCGACGGCGCACTCTTCGACCTCGTGAAGAACCTCGGCATGCCTGGCTGGCTCACAGCAGCCGTCATCGTGCTGGCCATGGTCCTGGTGGCGATCTTCTTCATCACCGGTGCCGACGCAGCCTCCATCGTCATGGGATCCCTCAGCTCCAATGGAGCAGAACACCCGCGGCGTGCGGTAGTGATCTTCTGGGGCAGCCTCACCGGTGCAGTAGCAGCGGTCATGCTATTGGCCGGCGGCGACGAACCATCTGAGGCCTTGGCCGGGCTTCAAAGAGTCACCATTGTGGCGGCACTACCCTTCGTCGTAGTCATGTTGCTGCTCTGTTTCGCCCTGACCAAGGACCTGCGCCGCGATCCTCTGGCATTGCGCAGACGCCTGGCGACATCCGTTGTTGAACGGGCCATCCGCACCGGTGTTGAACAACACCGCGGTGTCCAGTTCGACCTCGTGACCAAGCACGACTGCGCGGAGAACTGCCCGGATACCGACTGTCCCGGCGGAACCCCCACGGGGAGCATTCCCACCGTTCGGTCTCCGCGCCCGGAGCCAACCGATAACTAA
- a CDS encoding IclR family transcriptional regulator translates to MAARNNPDIDKDPDAQAGGVQSVDRALQILEILAREGDAGVSEIAEEMGVHKSTVSRLVGSLVGRDLVRQNSERGKYQLGFGILRLASSIPGRLSVVHEAREVLEALAAEYKETVNLAVLRSNYAVNVDQAMGPSTLATYDWVGSLTPLHATSSGKVLLAALTVDERSQVFKAVGLPARTPRTVTNRGELEKQLLDVARKGYATVHEEFEIGLTAIAVPIFNHEGSVIAAVSISGPAFRFSPEDQPGLIDGLREAGLAISARMGYRHR, encoded by the coding sequence ATGGCCGCACGCAACAACCCGGACATCGACAAAGACCCGGACGCCCAGGCCGGAGGCGTCCAGTCAGTAGACCGTGCACTCCAAATCCTGGAAATCCTGGCCCGGGAAGGCGATGCCGGAGTGAGCGAGATCGCTGAGGAGATGGGCGTCCATAAGTCCACCGTGTCCCGGCTGGTCGGCTCCCTGGTGGGCCGTGACCTGGTCCGGCAAAACAGCGAACGGGGCAAGTACCAGCTGGGCTTTGGGATCCTCCGCCTGGCATCTTCCATCCCCGGCCGGCTGAGCGTGGTGCATGAGGCGAGGGAAGTCCTGGAGGCGCTGGCAGCCGAATACAAGGAAACCGTCAACCTCGCCGTGCTGAGGTCAAACTATGCCGTCAATGTGGACCAGGCGATGGGACCGTCAACGCTGGCCACCTACGACTGGGTGGGCAGCCTGACGCCGCTGCACGCCACCTCCAGCGGCAAAGTCCTCCTGGCTGCACTGACCGTCGACGAAAGAAGCCAGGTCTTTAAGGCAGTCGGCCTTCCCGCGCGCACGCCTCGGACCGTGACAAACCGTGGGGAGCTGGAAAAGCAGTTGCTGGACGTGGCCCGCAAGGGGTACGCCACCGTCCACGAGGAGTTTGAAATCGGCCTCACCGCCATCGCGGTGCCCATTTTCAACCACGAGGGAAGTGTCATCGCCGCTGTCAGTATCTCCGGCCCGGCGTTCCGCTTCTCGCCGGAGGACCAGCCAGGCCTCATCGACGGCCTCCGCGAGGCCGGGCTGGCCATCAGCGCCCGTATGGGCTACAGACACCGATAA
- the fdhD gene encoding formate dehydrogenase accessory sulfurtransferase FdhD, which produces MARMTQRRKIHRFVLDGPGTEHPVRFKEDVLAAEEPLEIRIGGSSFAVTMRTPGDDFDLVAGFLVSEGIIRSHSELVSLRFCAGEKDGMQTFNVVEAQLRPDVPMPDTMRHVYTSSSCGICGTDSIEAVRKTIHFDPSLDELRVPVDLLAELPERLRETQAVFDRTGGVHAAGLFKVDGPIPELLCLREDVGRHNAVDKVVGWALRQDLLPLTGLVLQVSGRASFELVQKAALAGIPVLSAVSAPSSLAVDLATETGLTLVGFSRGHSLNVYSGRDRLASSRKAVPKAAISA; this is translated from the coding sequence ATGGCACGCATGACGCAGCGCAGGAAAATCCATCGCTTCGTACTGGACGGGCCGGGCACCGAACATCCCGTGCGGTTCAAGGAGGACGTTCTGGCCGCCGAGGAACCCTTGGAAATCAGGATTGGAGGCTCGTCCTTCGCCGTGACCATGAGGACGCCGGGGGATGACTTTGATCTGGTGGCTGGCTTCCTGGTATCTGAGGGCATCATCCGCAGCCACTCGGAGCTGGTCTCCCTGCGCTTCTGTGCTGGTGAAAAGGACGGGATGCAGACCTTCAACGTGGTGGAAGCACAGCTTCGGCCGGATGTGCCCATGCCGGACACCATGCGCCACGTCTACACTTCCAGCTCGTGTGGCATCTGCGGCACGGACTCCATTGAGGCCGTGCGCAAGACCATCCACTTCGATCCATCCCTGGACGAATTACGCGTTCCCGTCGATCTCCTCGCCGAGCTACCGGAGCGCCTCCGTGAAACCCAGGCCGTTTTCGACAGAACCGGCGGCGTCCATGCTGCAGGACTCTTCAAGGTAGACGGTCCCATCCCGGAGCTGCTGTGCCTGCGCGAGGACGTAGGCCGCCATAACGCCGTAGACAAAGTGGTGGGGTGGGCGCTCCGCCAGGACTTGCTGCCGTTGACTGGCCTGGTCCTGCAGGTTTCCGGCAGGGCGTCATTCGAACTCGTCCAGAAGGCCGCCCTGGCTGGCATTCCCGTCCTGTCCGCGGTCAGCGCACCCTCAAGCCTGGCTGTTGATCTGGCTACCGAGACCGGGCTGACGCTGGTGGGTTTCAGCCGGGGACACAGCTTGAATGTCTACTCAGGAAGAGACCGGCTGGCCAGCTCGCGAAAGGCGGTGCCGAAGGCCGCCATCAGCGCGTAA
- a CDS encoding molybdopterin molybdotransferase MoeA has protein sequence MLAQEVAASTPLFHEQELTDSRESRHSRELTASLQRKHAPTWAEARQLAYHCAAPLPSLKVTLAEAIGCTLTTDVIAHQDLPHYASSAMDGWAINGGGPWTITESGRPLSAGEANVIATGGRVPPGATAILRKESGQVSADVQLSLRHDAKLGETLPGRHIRPAGEEATAGDVLIPAGTLLNPAHIALAAVAGHDHLHVQRKPRVAVVLTGSEVVTSGEPAPGQVRDAFGPQLDAVISQLGGVPGGQLRIGDSYDEWLTALAGAHQGERPDVTITTGGTGKSGTDHFRDAVAALGGRLLLDGIAMRPGHPAVLAELPDGRFIIGLPGNPLAAMLALMTLGEPLLAALGNRRFQGISHALSGADLEPTPGKTRLVPCAFVHELAFPASHIGPGMMRGLAWADGYMAVPPEGVSAGDPVPVLPLPWTAPISSANQRGRHSGWHA, from the coding sequence ATGCTTGCACAAGAAGTCGCCGCCAGCACTCCCCTCTTCCACGAACAGGAGTTGACTGACAGCAGGGAGTCAAGGCACAGCCGGGAGTTGACGGCCAGCCTCCAGCGGAAGCATGCACCCACGTGGGCGGAAGCACGGCAGCTGGCCTACCACTGCGCCGCACCGCTCCCGTCCTTGAAAGTCACCCTCGCTGAAGCCATCGGCTGCACGCTGACCACCGACGTCATCGCCCACCAGGACCTTCCCCACTATGCTTCGTCGGCCATGGACGGCTGGGCCATCAACGGCGGCGGTCCATGGACCATCACAGAGTCGGGCCGCCCCCTTTCAGCTGGTGAAGCCAACGTAATCGCCACCGGTGGGCGGGTTCCTCCCGGCGCCACGGCCATTCTCCGCAAGGAGAGTGGGCAGGTCTCCGCGGACGTGCAGCTCTCGCTCAGGCACGACGCGAAGCTGGGTGAGACACTCCCCGGCAGGCACATTCGTCCAGCCGGCGAAGAAGCCACAGCGGGCGATGTCCTCATACCCGCAGGGACGCTCCTCAACCCTGCACACATTGCCCTCGCCGCTGTGGCTGGGCACGATCACCTGCACGTACAGCGCAAGCCCAGGGTCGCCGTCGTACTGACGGGCTCGGAGGTAGTGACATCGGGTGAGCCTGCACCGGGCCAGGTGCGCGACGCGTTCGGCCCACAGCTGGACGCGGTCATTTCGCAATTGGGCGGAGTGCCGGGTGGCCAGCTCCGGATAGGCGACTCGTACGATGAGTGGCTGACAGCGCTGGCTGGCGCCCACCAGGGCGAGCGGCCCGACGTGACGATCACCACCGGCGGAACCGGGAAATCCGGGACAGACCACTTCCGCGACGCCGTGGCGGCGCTCGGTGGGCGGCTCCTCCTGGACGGGATCGCCATGCGGCCGGGTCATCCTGCAGTGTTGGCGGAACTTCCGGATGGCCGTTTCATCATCGGCCTGCCGGGAAATCCACTGGCCGCCATGCTGGCACTCATGACCCTTGGCGAACCCCTGTTGGCTGCCTTGGGAAACCGCCGTTTCCAAGGGATCTCGCACGCGCTCTCCGGCGCCGACCTGGAACCCACCCCGGGAAAAACACGGCTGGTACCCTGCGCTTTTGTCCACGAACTCGCGTTCCCCGCCTCCCACATCGGCCCCGGGATGATGCGTGGGCTTGCCTGGGCAGACGGATACATGGCTGTTCCCCCTGAAGGCGTATCGGCTGGCGATCCGGTTCCCGTCCTGCCGCTGCCGTGGACAGCGCCCATCAGCTCCGCGAACCAGAGAGGAAGGCACTCCGGATGGCACGCATGA
- the fdhA gene encoding formaldehyde dehydrogenase, glutathione-independent → MSGNRAVAYKEPGVVEIINTDYPTFELKDGPGVNPANVGRKVPHGVILRTVTTNICGSDQHMVRGRTTAPQDLVLGHEITGEVVEVGPDVEFIKVGDIVSVPFNISCGRCRNCKEQKTGICLNVNPDRPGSAYGYVDMGGWVGGQAEYVLVPYADWNLLRFPDRDQALEKIMDLTMLSDIFPTGFHGAVTAGVGVGSTVYIAGAGPVGLAAAVGAQLLGAAVVIVGDMNEDRLAQARSFGCETVNVSNGNPKDQIEQILGVPEVDCGVDAVGFEARGHGKDASHEAPATVLNSLMDITAAGGALGIPGLYVTGDPGGIDEAAKHGSLSLSLGTGWAKSLSFTTGQCPVMKYNRQLMMAILHDKVQIAKAVNAKAIPLEDAPRGYAEFDAGAATKFVLNPNGYVKA, encoded by the coding sequence ATGTCCGGAAACAGAGCAGTCGCCTACAAGGAACCCGGTGTCGTCGAAATCATCAACACCGACTACCCGACGTTCGAACTCAAGGACGGACCGGGCGTCAACCCGGCCAACGTGGGACGGAAGGTGCCGCACGGAGTGATCCTCCGCACCGTAACAACCAACATCTGCGGTTCCGACCAGCACATGGTCCGTGGCCGCACCACAGCCCCGCAAGACCTGGTCCTCGGTCACGAGATCACCGGAGAAGTGGTGGAGGTGGGTCCCGACGTCGAATTCATCAAGGTGGGCGACATCGTCTCGGTGCCGTTCAACATCTCCTGTGGCCGCTGCCGGAACTGCAAGGAACAGAAGACCGGCATTTGCCTCAACGTCAACCCGGACCGGCCCGGCAGCGCTTACGGCTATGTGGACATGGGTGGCTGGGTAGGTGGACAGGCGGAGTACGTCCTGGTCCCTTACGCTGACTGGAACCTGCTGCGCTTCCCGGACCGCGACCAGGCCCTGGAAAAAATCATGGACCTGACCATGCTCTCGGACATCTTCCCCACCGGATTCCACGGTGCCGTTACCGCCGGCGTGGGCGTAGGTTCCACGGTTTACATCGCCGGTGCCGGTCCAGTGGGCCTTGCTGCTGCCGTCGGCGCCCAGTTGCTTGGCGCCGCCGTCGTGATTGTGGGCGACATGAACGAAGACCGCCTGGCACAGGCACGCTCATTCGGCTGCGAAACGGTCAACGTGTCCAACGGAAACCCGAAGGACCAGATCGAACAGATCCTGGGCGTACCCGAAGTGGATTGCGGCGTGGACGCCGTAGGATTCGAGGCCCGTGGCCACGGAAAGGACGCTTCGCACGAAGCCCCTGCCACTGTACTGAACTCCCTCATGGACATCACCGCCGCTGGCGGCGCGCTTGGCATCCCCGGCCTCTACGTCACGGGCGATCCGGGTGGAATTGACGAGGCAGCCAAGCACGGTTCCCTCTCGCTGTCCCTGGGCACCGGCTGGGCAAAGTCGTTGTCGTTTACCACCGGGCAGTGCCCTGTCATGAAGTACAACCGTCAGCTGATGATGGCCATCCTTCACGACAAGGTCCAGATCGCCAAGGCAGTCAATGCCAAGGCCATCCCGCTCGAGGACGCTCCGCGCGGCTACGCAGAATTCGACGCCGGGGCGGCAACGAAGTTCGTGCTGAACCCCAACGGCTACGTGAAGGCTTAG
- a CDS encoding heme-binding protein, translating to MSDITQVQADAVLAAARDAARETETAMNIAVVDAGGNLKAFTRMDGAWLGSIDISVKKARTARFFDMPTGAIGELSQPGGSLYNIEVSNGGLITFPGGLPLRAEDGTVIGAIGVSGSTVENDHTVASAGAAVQLQGAAQL from the coding sequence ATGTCTGATATCACCCAAGTCCAAGCAGATGCAGTACTTGCCGCAGCGCGCGACGCTGCCCGTGAAACCGAGACCGCAATGAACATCGCTGTGGTGGACGCCGGCGGAAACCTCAAGGCCTTCACCCGCATGGACGGGGCCTGGCTGGGCAGCATCGACATATCCGTCAAGAAGGCACGCACTGCCCGGTTCTTTGACATGCCCACGGGCGCAATCGGCGAGCTCTCGCAACCGGGTGGATCGCTTTACAACATCGAGGTCTCCAACGGCGGACTCATTACCTTCCCGGGCGGCCTTCCACTGCGCGCCGAAGACGGCACCGTGATCGGTGCAATCGGCGTCAGCGGCAGCACTGTGGAGAACGACCACACGGTAGCGTCCGCAGGCGCCGCCGTACAGCTTCAGGGCGCAGCCCAGCTCTGA